In Candidatus Methylomirabilota bacterium, a genomic segment contains:
- a CDS encoding glycerophosphodiester phosphodiesterase family protein, with translation MRLVMLASLALGVLATLAGPALAQPAARVTKFAAHRGGALLWPENSLLAFRNAAETLGADFLEFDVHLSKDGQVVVIHDPTLERTTNGRGLVRAHTLAELHALRLRDRTGALTDEPVPSLDDVVALAMRTHRQMLLEIKVDDREQRYPDIEERVFEVLDRHGAVGATVVMSFERDTWKRVRALRPEARACALYSRRTLGDLGSTLRAEMERAQRAGVTMLGLHQNLVDADAVELAHQAGMILGVWTVNDAGGIRRFIGLGVDLVITDRPDLAKTALGR, from the coding sequence GTGAGGCTCGTCATGCTCGCCAGTCTCGCCCTCGGGGTGCTCGCCACCCTGGCCGGCCCCGCGCTGGCCCAGCCGGCGGCGCGCGTGACCAAGTTCGCCGCCCACCGCGGCGGCGCGCTGCTCTGGCCCGAGAACAGCCTGCTCGCCTTCCGCAACGCCGCCGAGACCCTCGGCGCCGATTTCCTCGAGTTCGACGTGCACCTGTCCAAGGACGGCCAGGTCGTCGTCATCCACGATCCCACCCTCGAGCGCACCACCAACGGCCGGGGCCTGGTGCGCGCCCACACCCTCGCCGAGCTACACGCGCTCAGGCTGCGCGACCGCACCGGCGCGCTCACCGACGAGCCCGTGCCCTCGCTCGACGACGTGGTGGCGCTCGCCATGCGCACGCACCGCCAGATGCTGCTGGAGATCAAGGTGGACGACCGCGAGCAGCGCTACCCGGACATCGAGGAGCGGGTGTTCGAGGTCTTGGACCGCCACGGGGCCGTCGGCGCCACCGTCGTGATGTCGTTCGAGCGTGACACCTGGAAGCGCGTGCGGGCGCTCCGGCCGGAGGCGCGGGCGTGCGCGCTCTACTCGCGCCGCACCCTCGGCGACCTCGGCTCGACCCTGCGGGCGGAGATGGAGCGGGCGCAGCGCGCCGGAGTGACCATGCTGGGGCTGCACCAGAACCTGGTGGACGCCGACGCCGTGGAGCTCGCGCACCAGGCGGGGATGATCCTCGGGGTGTGGACGGTGAACGACGCGGGCGGGATCCGGCGCTTCATCGGCCTCGGCGTGGATCTCGTCATCACCGACCGGCCGGATCTGGCCAAGACGGCCCTCGGGCGGTGA
- the glpK gene encoding glycerol kinase GlpK, whose translation MSAARRFVLALDQGTTGSTALVVDGDAAVRARGYAELPQHYPRPGWVEHDPEDIWTSMETAAGQALRAAGITGAEVAAIGITNQRETAVLWERAGGRPVHHAIVWQCRRTAPMCDRLKADGFESLFRRKTGLVLDAYFSGTKIRWLLDHVAGAREKAERGELAFGTVDTWLLWRLTGGRVHATEPTNASRTLCFDIEKLAWDAELTAALGVPMALLPEVRPTAGVFGETVRGALLPAGIPITGIAGDQQAALFGQNCLEPGAAKNTYGTGCFLLVNTGARPVTSSHGLLTTVAWSLGGRVAYALEGSVFIAGAAVQWLRDGLGIIAEAAETQALAESVPDTGGVYLVPAFVGLGAPYWDPYARGTLVGLTRGTGRGHLARAALEAIAYQSRDVLDAMAADAGAPITSLRVDGGASANDFLCQFQADMLGVEVLRPAVTETTGLGAAYLAGVGAGLWQPGELGSRWRLGRRFTPRLAAPAREAAHRGWRRAVERARAWVEPEA comes from the coding sequence GTGAGCGCGGCTCGCCGCTTCGTCCTCGCGCTGGATCAGGGCACCACCGGCTCGACCGCGCTCGTGGTGGACGGGGACGCCGCGGTGCGCGCCCGTGGCTACGCCGAGCTGCCCCAGCACTACCCGCGCCCGGGCTGGGTGGAGCACGACCCCGAGGACATCTGGACATCGATGGAGACCGCGGCGGGGCAGGCGCTGCGCGCCGCCGGGATCACGGGGGCTGAGGTGGCCGCCATCGGCATCACCAATCAACGGGAGACCGCCGTGCTGTGGGAGCGCGCCGGCGGCCGGCCCGTGCACCACGCCATCGTCTGGCAGTGCCGCCGCACCGCCCCGATGTGCGATCGCTTGAAGGCGGACGGCTTCGAGTCGCTGTTCCGGCGGAAGACGGGTCTCGTGCTCGACGCGTACTTCTCCGGCACCAAGATCCGGTGGCTCCTCGATCACGTGGCGGGGGCGCGGGAGAAGGCGGAGCGCGGCGAGCTGGCCTTCGGCACCGTGGATACCTGGCTCCTCTGGCGCCTCACCGGCGGGCGCGTGCACGCCACCGAGCCCACCAACGCCTCGCGCACCCTCTGCTTCGACATCGAGAAGCTCGCGTGGGACGCGGAGCTGACCGCGGCGCTGGGCGTTCCCATGGCGCTCCTGCCCGAGGTGCGCCCGACCGCCGGCGTGTTCGGCGAGACGGTGCGCGGCGCCCTGCTTCCCGCCGGCATTCCCATCACGGGCATCGCCGGCGATCAGCAAGCCGCGCTCTTCGGCCAGAACTGCCTCGAGCCGGGCGCGGCCAAGAACACCTACGGCACCGGCTGCTTCCTGCTCGTCAATACCGGCGCGCGGCCGGTCACGTCCAGCCACGGCCTGCTCACCACCGTGGCGTGGTCCCTGGGCGGCCGCGTGGCCTATGCGCTCGAGGGCAGTGTGTTCATCGCCGGCGCGGCGGTGCAGTGGCTGCGCGACGGGCTCGGCATCATCGCGGAGGCCGCCGAGACCCAGGCCCTCGCGGAGTCGGTGCCGGACACCGGGGGCGTGTACCTCGTGCCCGCCTTCGTGGGGCTGGGCGCGCCCTACTGGGATCCCTACGCGCGGGGCACGCTGGTCGGCCTCACGCGCGGCACCGGCCGCGGCCATCTCGCGCGCGCCGCGCTGGAAGCCATCGCGTATCAGAGCCGCGACGTGCTGGACGCGATGGCCGCGGACGCGGGCGCCCCGATCACGAGCCTCCGGGTGGACGGCGGGGCCTCCGCCAACGACTTCCTCTGCCAGTTCCAGGCCGACATGCTCGGCGTCGAGGTGCTCCGGCCCGCAGTCACCGAGACGACCGGGCTCGGCGCCGCGTATCTGGCCGGCGTGGGCGCGGGACTCTGGCAGCCGGGCGAGCTGGGCTCGCGCTGGCGCCTGGGCCGCCGCTTCACGCCCCGCCTGGCCGCGCCGGCGCGTGAAGCCGCCCATCGTGGATGGCGCCGCGCTGTCGAGCGCGCCCGCGCCTGGGTCGAGCCCGAGGCATGA
- a CDS encoding extracellular solute-binding protein codes for MIRFALVALTLLVLVAPAGPAVAQAPVESELNLITPVSKFIHDAALKAFADYAKEKWNVTVKVSAIPAGTPVAYGRITEWKGKPEVDIFWGGESALFEKLAEQKLLQKVEISKDAWESIPASIGKPKPIPLKDKDGYWVGTALEPYGLVYHPRRLQRLGVPEPKEWEDLLNPKLKGEVAQCAPTRSSSSNATYEVMLSMLGEDKGWEWLRKLAANTGHFTARSRDVPTVVAKGEFAAGFAVPSYMAFEEKLAGFDLKFVAPKNAFVTPEPMAILAGARNPKAARAFVEFLLTERGQRVFMERGLFPITPRYKVQGPPGSTAEMAVQFTGGVRSYFDGDVTNVYDESVAAKRSEALKTRFRSDIEAKWDELKK; via the coding sequence ATGATCCGCTTCGCCCTGGTCGCCCTCACCCTGCTGGTCCTCGTCGCTCCCGCCGGCCCCGCCGTCGCGCAGGCGCCCGTCGAGAGCGAGCTGAACCTCATCACGCCGGTGTCGAAGTTCATCCACGACGCCGCGCTCAAGGCCTTCGCCGACTATGCCAAGGAGAAGTGGAACGTCACCGTCAAGGTGAGCGCGATCCCCGCGGGCACGCCGGTGGCCTACGGCCGCATCACCGAGTGGAAGGGCAAGCCCGAGGTGGACATCTTCTGGGGCGGGGAATCGGCGCTCTTCGAGAAGCTCGCCGAGCAGAAGCTGCTCCAGAAGGTCGAGATCTCCAAGGACGCGTGGGAGTCCATCCCCGCCTCCATCGGCAAGCCCAAGCCCATTCCGTTGAAGGACAAGGACGGCTACTGGGTCGGCACCGCGCTGGAGCCCTACGGCCTCGTCTATCACCCGCGGCGGCTCCAGCGCCTCGGGGTGCCCGAGCCGAAGGAATGGGAGGATCTTCTCAATCCCAAGCTGAAGGGCGAGGTGGCCCAGTGCGCGCCCACCCGCTCGTCCTCGTCGAACGCGACCTACGAGGTGATGCTCTCGATGCTGGGCGAGGACAAGGGCTGGGAGTGGCTGCGGAAGCTCGCCGCCAACACCGGCCACTTCACCGCGCGCAGCCGCGACGTGCCCACCGTGGTGGCGAAGGGCGAATTCGCGGCGGGCTTCGCGGTGCCGTCCTACATGGCGTTCGAGGAGAAGCTCGCGGGCTTCGATCTCAAGTTCGTCGCCCCCAAGAACGCCTTCGTGACGCCGGAGCCCATGGCCATCCTCGCCGGGGCGCGTAATCCCAAGGCGGCACGCGCCTTCGTGGAGTTCCTCCTCACCGAGCGCGGGCAGCGCGTGTTCATGGAGCGCGGCCTCTTCCCGATCACCCCCAGGTACAAGGTGCAGGGCCCGCCGGGCTCGACCGCGGAGATGGCCGTGCAGTTCACCGGCGGCGTGCGCTCGTACTTCGACGGCGACGTGACCAACGTCTACGACGAGAGCGTCGCGGCCAAGCGGTCGGAGGCGCTCAAGACGCGCTTCCGGAGCGACATCGAAGCCAAGTGGGACGAGCTGAAGAAGTAG
- a CDS encoding ABC transporter ATP-binding protein, with protein sequence MKIAIRGVVKRFGTVTAVDRAELDVADGELFTLLGPSGCGKTTLLRLLAGFYQPDAGEIAFGERVVSGLAPYERNIGMVFQNYALWPHMTVAGNVSYGLRLRKLAAAEVERRVREGLAKVNLGGLESRYPGQLSGGQQQRVALARALVLNPDILLLDEPLSNLDAKIRVQVRAEIRKLQQELGITTIYVTHDQEEALSLSDRVAVMKDGRVLQVGAPKEIYERPRTRFVADFVGTNNLLPGQVRERRGERVVVETGVGRLEAIPNAAAGVTDRCVLAIRPENVVIAAAGAGSAGANGGNAVSGRVAFTSYLGSTLRYDVETGAGLVLKADIRDPWHHNPMPVGRAVTVSFPASVTLALPEEP encoded by the coding sequence GTGAAGATCGCCATCCGCGGCGTCGTCAAGCGGTTCGGCACGGTCACCGCGGTGGACCGCGCCGAGCTGGACGTCGCCGACGGCGAGCTGTTCACGTTGCTGGGCCCGTCGGGCTGCGGGAAGACCACGCTCCTGCGTCTGCTCGCCGGCTTCTATCAGCCCGATGCGGGCGAGATCGCCTTCGGAGAGCGGGTGGTCAGCGGGCTCGCGCCCTACGAGCGCAACATCGGCATGGTGTTCCAGAACTACGCGCTCTGGCCACACATGACGGTGGCGGGCAACGTGTCGTACGGCCTCCGCCTCCGCAAGCTCGCCGCCGCCGAGGTCGAGCGGCGCGTGCGCGAGGGGCTCGCCAAGGTGAATCTCGGCGGCCTCGAGTCGCGCTATCCCGGCCAGCTCTCCGGCGGCCAGCAGCAGCGGGTGGCCCTGGCCCGCGCGCTCGTGCTGAACCCCGACATCCTGCTGCTGGACGAGCCGCTCTCGAACCTCGATGCCAAGATCCGCGTGCAGGTGCGCGCCGAGATCCGCAAGCTCCAGCAGGAGCTCGGTATCACCACCATCTACGTGACCCACGATCAGGAGGAGGCGCTCTCGCTCTCGGACCGGGTGGCGGTGATGAAGGACGGCCGCGTGCTCCAGGTGGGCGCGCCCAAGGAGATCTACGAGCGGCCCCGCACCCGCTTCGTGGCCGACTTCGTGGGGACCAACAATCTCCTCCCCGGCCAGGTGCGCGAGCGGCGCGGCGAGCGGGTCGTCGTGGAGACCGGGGTCGGGCGGCTCGAGGCCATTCCCAACGCGGCCGCGGGGGTCACCGACCGCTGCGTCCTCGCCATCCGGCCGGAGAACGTGGTCATCGCGGCCGCGGGGGCGGGGAGCGCCGGCGCCAACGGGGGCAACGCGGTCAGCGGCCGGGTCGCGTTCACCTCGTATCTCGGAAGCACGCTGCGCTACGACGTGGAGACGGGGGCCGGCCTGGTCCTCAAGGCCGACATCCGCGACCCGTGGCATCACAATCCCATGCCCGTGGGCCGGGCGGTGACGGTGTCCTTCCCGGCCTCCGTGACCCTGGCCTTGCCGGAGGAGCCATGA
- a CDS encoding alpha/beta hydrolase: MTDKQALPKLELSHTLMPENDALRFLAGHRITMGSRTMDPKAQLVGEFAKSIRVPGVYPPLPELRQQLRTMVTLMDEPAPALARIEDVTVPGPAGAIPARVYDAASGGGPRPGLVYLHGGGWVQGDLETHHGLCARLAQRAGIVVVAIDYRLAPEAKFPAAVEDCLAAYRWIREHGRALGVDQARVAIGGDSAGGNLSAVVCQLAKAGGLPLPTCQVLIYPATDFSMSTPSHHELENGHIIPRERIVWYAQQYLRGEADKKDPRVSPILGDLRGQPPALIITAGFDPLRDEGHAYATALEKAGADVQYHEYPGQIHAFVSLTKAIPQGTACTHEIGDYLRQRLGRA; encoded by the coding sequence ATGACGGACAAGCAGGCGCTGCCCAAGCTCGAGCTCTCGCACACCCTCATGCCCGAGAACGACGCCCTCCGCTTCCTCGCCGGCCATCGCATCACGATGGGCAGCCGCACCATGGATCCGAAGGCCCAGCTGGTCGGCGAGTTCGCGAAGTCGATTCGCGTGCCCGGGGTCTACCCGCCGCTGCCCGAGCTCCGGCAGCAGCTGCGCACCATGGTCACCCTCATGGACGAGCCGGCCCCCGCGCTCGCCCGCATCGAGGACGTGACGGTCCCCGGCCCCGCCGGCGCCATCCCGGCGCGGGTCTACGATGCCGCGAGCGGGGGCGGGCCGCGGCCCGGCCTCGTGTATCTCCACGGCGGGGGCTGGGTGCAGGGCGATCTCGAGACCCATCACGGCCTCTGTGCGCGCCTCGCGCAGCGCGCGGGGATCGTGGTCGTGGCCATCGATTACCGCCTGGCGCCGGAGGCGAAGTTCCCCGCCGCGGTGGAGGATTGCCTGGCCGCCTATCGGTGGATCCGCGAGCACGGGCGCGCCCTCGGCGTGGATCAGGCGCGCGTGGCGATCGGTGGCGACTCGGCAGGCGGGAATCTCTCGGCGGTGGTGTGCCAGCTCGCGAAGGCGGGCGGCCTGCCCCTGCCCACGTGCCAGGTGCTGATCTACCCCGCCACCGACTTCTCCATGAGCACGCCATCCCACCACGAGCTGGAGAACGGTCACATCATACCGCGCGAGCGCATCGTGTGGTACGCGCAGCAGTACCTCCGCGGCGAGGCCGACAAGAAGGATCCGCGCGTCTCGCCGATCCTCGGCGACCTGCGCGGGCAGCCGCCGGCGCTCATCATCACCGCGGGCTTCGATCCCCTGCGCGACGAGGGGCATGCGTACGCGACGGCGCTCGAGAAGGCGGGCGCGGACGTGCAGTATCACGAGTATCCAGGCCAGATCCACGCCTTCGTCTCACTGACCAAGGCCATTCCCCAGGGCACGGCCTGCACCCACGAGATCGGCGACTACTTGCGGCAGCGCCTCGGTCGGGCCTAG
- a CDS encoding iron ABC transporter permease, whose translation MGRRLPLAAGVTLIWLFLGLFLVYPLVRIFYDAVTTEGGQLTLAHFHDFFTDRFYLRSLWNSLLLGVLTVLTSSVLGIAVAFLLVRYDFRGRDLFSFLTIIPIISPPLVGVLGFTFILGRAGTVNVLLMDWLDLLRPVNFLYGIHGVVLVETLHLFPMITLNVVDALGKIDPALEEAAESVGARGWRKFWTVTLPLTTPGYVAGALLVFIWTFSDFATPLILGVQDLLAAQAYLNIVQFVDKRIFRMGIVISALMVLLAVLFLLAARHYVGLKDYSSLAYSRVARRRLRGVHQALALAFLGALLLLAFIPYFGVALASVGKGWSLTPLPTAYTLQYYERVIVETPKYILNSFLYSGIAVAICVAVGVPIAWLLGRSQVPGRDALDALNTLILAIPGTAIGIAYIRAFHWDLPGFDRPLTSFWIVMPLVLAVRRLPYTVRGAYASLLLVHRSMEEAAASVGATGARTFRDITLPLIWKGVLVGSLFSFMTSLQEASAVLFLALGGWESITNGIFAFYIAGSANEAAALGVILIVVAALATFVINRVAGTRMGGVFG comes from the coding sequence GTGGGCCGGCGCCTCCCGCTCGCCGCCGGGGTCACGCTGATCTGGCTCTTCCTGGGGCTGTTCCTCGTCTACCCGCTCGTCCGCATCTTCTACGACGCGGTCACCACCGAGGGGGGCCAGCTCACCCTGGCGCACTTCCACGATTTCTTCACCGACCGCTTCTATCTCCGGTCGCTGTGGAACTCGCTCCTGCTGGGCGTGCTCACGGTGCTGACGAGCAGCGTGCTCGGGATCGCGGTGGCGTTCCTCCTGGTGCGCTACGACTTCCGGGGGCGCGACCTCTTCAGCTTCCTCACCATCATTCCCATCATCTCGCCGCCGCTGGTCGGCGTGCTCGGCTTCACCTTCATCCTGGGACGGGCGGGGACGGTAAACGTGCTCCTCATGGACTGGCTCGACCTCCTCCGCCCGGTGAACTTCCTCTACGGGATCCACGGGGTGGTGCTGGTGGAGACGCTCCACCTCTTCCCGATGATCACGCTCAATGTGGTCGATGCCCTCGGCAAGATCGACCCCGCGCTGGAGGAGGCGGCGGAGAGCGTGGGAGCGCGGGGCTGGAGGAAATTCTGGACGGTGACGCTGCCCCTCACCACTCCCGGCTACGTGGCGGGCGCGCTCCTCGTGTTCATCTGGACCTTCTCCGACTTCGCCACGCCGCTGATCCTGGGCGTCCAGGACCTCCTCGCCGCCCAGGCCTACCTCAACATCGTCCAGTTCGTGGACAAGCGCATCTTCCGGATGGGCATCGTCATCTCGGCCCTCATGGTGCTGCTGGCGGTACTCTTCCTCCTCGCCGCGCGGCACTACGTGGGCCTCAAGGACTACTCCTCGCTGGCCTACTCGCGGGTCGCGCGCCGTCGCCTGCGCGGGGTCCACCAGGCGCTCGCCCTCGCGTTCCTCGGCGCGCTCCTCCTCCTGGCATTCATCCCGTACTTCGGGGTCGCCCTCGCCTCCGTGGGGAAGGGGTGGTCGCTCACCCCGCTGCCCACCGCGTACACGCTGCAGTACTACGAGCGGGTGATCGTGGAGACGCCGAAGTACATCCTGAACAGCTTCCTCTACTCGGGGATCGCCGTGGCCATCTGTGTGGCGGTCGGGGTCCCCATCGCGTGGCTACTCGGGCGCTCGCAGGTGCCGGGGCGCGATGCGCTCGACGCGCTCAACACCCTGATCCTCGCCATCCCCGGCACCGCCATCGGCATCGCCTACATCCGCGCCTTCCACTGGGATCTGCCCGGCTTCGACCGACCGCTCACGTCCTTCTGGATCGTGATGCCGCTGGTGCTGGCGGTGCGGCGGCTGCCGTACACCGTGCGCGGCGCCTACGCCTCGCTCCTGCTCGTGCATCGGTCCATGGAGGAGGCGGCGGCCAGCGTGGGGGCGACCGGCGCGCGCACCTTCCGGGACATCACGCTGCCCTTGATCTGGAAGGGCGTCCTCGTCGGCAGCCTCTTCTCGTTCATGACCTCGCTCCAGGAGGCGTCCGCCGTCCTCTTCCTGGCGCTCGGAGGCTGGGAGTCGATCACCAACGGCATCTTCGCCTTCTATATCGCGGGAAGCGCCAACGAGGCGGCGGCGCTGGGCGTGATCCTGATCGTCGTGGCCGCCCTCGCCACCTTCGTGATCAATCGCGTAGCCGGCACCCGGATGGGAGGCGTCTTCGGGTGA
- a CDS encoding AtpZ/AtpI family protein, with translation MDRSSWRGIASYAQLGTTLFACVIVGLVGGYFADRLLGTQPWLLLVGLGFGIAAAAWNLYRALQALNRMDE, from the coding sequence ATGGACCGGTCGTCATGGCGTGGCATCGCGAGCTATGCCCAGCTGGGGACGACGCTATTCGCATGCGTCATCGTCGGGCTGGTCGGCGGGTACTTCGCCGATCGGCTCCTGGGCACGCAGCCGTGGCTCCTGCTGGTGGGCCTGGGCTTCGGGATCGCGGCCGCCGCGTGGAACCTTTACCGCGCCCTGCAGGCGCTGAACCGCATGGACGAGTGA
- the atpB gene encoding F0F1 ATP synthase subunit A, with amino-acid sequence MDIIEHPPIFRLPGIPDHVTYTWIAMLFLIVVSLFATRRLALVPTGAQNLMEMVLEQFHQILDEVIGAGGRRYLPLVGTLGLFILTSNLMGLVPGMASPTANLNTTAACALIVFFTYHVIGVRKQGLIPYLKHFAGPVPGPLKPLMFVIEVISHLARPLSLSLRLFGNMAGGHILIAIFFFMMGFDGLLGWALTGSFGGLVIGAPGTIVAAAFVIGFLLPLKLLVAFLQAFIFVMLTMIYITGALEEAEHEAHHAPAGHH; translated from the coding sequence ATGGACATCATCGAGCACCCGCCGATCTTCCGACTGCCCGGCATCCCGGATCACGTCACCTATACGTGGATCGCGATGCTCTTCCTCATCGTGGTCTCCCTCTTCGCCACGCGGCGCCTCGCCCTGGTGCCGACGGGCGCGCAAAACCTCATGGAGATGGTGCTCGAGCAGTTCCACCAGATCCTCGACGAGGTGATCGGAGCCGGCGGGCGGCGCTACCTGCCCCTGGTCGGGACCCTCGGCCTCTTCATCCTCACGTCCAACCTGATGGGTCTGGTGCCCGGGATGGCGTCGCCCACCGCGAACTTGAACACCACCGCGGCGTGCGCGCTCATCGTGTTCTTCACGTACCACGTGATCGGCGTGCGCAAGCAAGGACTCATTCCCTATCTCAAGCACTTCGCGGGGCCGGTGCCGGGCCCGCTCAAGCCGCTCATGTTCGTCATCGAGGTGATCAGCCACCTCGCGCGCCCGCTCTCGCTCTCGCTGCGGCTCTTCGGCAACATGGCCGGCGGCCACATCCTCATCGCCATCTTCTTCTTCATGATGGGCTTCGACGGCCTGCTGGGCTGGGCGCTCACCGGCTCGTTCGGGGGCCTGGTGATCGGCGCGCCGGGCACCATCGTCGCCGCCGCGTTCGTGATCGGATTCCTGCTCCCGCTGAAGCTGCTGGTCGCGTTCCTCCAGGCGTTCATCTTCGTCATGCTCACCATGATCTACATCACGGGCGCCCTCGAGGAAGCCGAGCACGAGGCGCACCACGCCCCCGCGGGCCATCACTAG
- a CDS encoding ATP synthase F0 subunit C: protein MRRTLMFALMAVFAVPGIALAADAAAGGPGEWVKPFAALAAGLGFGLAAGLCGLGQGRAAGSAVDAMARQPGNTNRIQTAMILGLAFIESLTLFVFVIAVILLFVKS from the coding sequence GTGCGACGTACACTGATGTTCGCCCTCATGGCGGTGTTCGCGGTTCCAGGGATCGCGCTGGCGGCGGATGCCGCGGCGGGCGGCCCAGGTGAGTGGGTCAAGCCGTTCGCGGCGCTGGCCGCGGGCCTCGGGTTCGGGCTGGCCGCCGGTCTCTGCGGTCTGGGTCAGGGGCGCGCGGCGGGCTCGGCGGTAGACGCGATGGCGCGCCAGCCCGGCAACACGAACCGCATTCAGACCGCGATGATCCTGGGTCTCGCGTTCATCGAGTCGCTGACGCTGTTCGTGTTCGTCATCGCCGTCATCCTGCTCTTCGTGAAGTCATAA
- a CDS encoding redox-sensing transcriptional repressor Rex — protein MTPRSHFKIPKIPEMTVRRLSVYTRCLQQLEEDGVKTVSSQELAERFNFNSAQVRKDLAYFGEFGVRGIGYYVAGLKAELQKILGLDREWPVALVGLGNLGAALYHYKGFAKQGFRIAAVFDDDPAKWGHAEGGIPIMPMRDLPREVKARNLQIAIVAVPAESAQSVTEKLVAAGIKAILNFAPGRIKGAKDVRLKNVDLAIELESLSFYLAQGNR, from the coding sequence ATGACGCCGCGCTCGCATTTCAAGATTCCAAAGATCCCCGAGATGACCGTGCGACGGCTGTCCGTGTACACGCGGTGCCTCCAGCAGCTGGAGGAGGACGGCGTCAAGACGGTGTCCTCGCAGGAGCTCGCCGAGCGCTTCAACTTCAACTCCGCCCAGGTGCGCAAGGACCTCGCCTACTTCGGCGAGTTCGGTGTGCGAGGAATCGGCTACTACGTGGCCGGGCTCAAGGCGGAGCTGCAGAAGATCCTGGGGCTGGATCGCGAGTGGCCGGTGGCGCTGGTCGGGCTCGGCAACCTGGGCGCGGCCCTCTACCACTACAAGGGATTCGCCAAGCAGGGCTTCCGCATCGCCGCCGTGTTCGATGACGACCCCGCCAAGTGGGGGCATGCCGAAGGCGGCATCCCCATCATGCCGATGCGTGATCTGCCGCGCGAGGTGAAGGCGCGGAATCTCCAGATCGCCATCGTGGCGGTGCCGGCCGAGTCGGCGCAGTCGGTGACGGAGAAGCTGGTCGCCGCGGGCATCAAAGCCATCCTCAACTTCGCCCCCGGCCGCATCAAGGGCGCGAAGGACGTGCGCCTGAAGAACGTCGATCTGGCGATCGAGCTCGAGTCTCTGTCGTTCTACCTCGCCCAGGGCAACCGCTGA
- a CDS encoding helix-turn-helix transcriptional regulator, translating into MMALPTPRARSTDPRDYQRVPRPVAAMAKDFPDGFHIAPHSHERAQLIFAAQGAMLVSTREGTWAVPPQRAVWMPGGITHEIRMAGAVAMRTLYIRGDASPRLPSRVRVLAVSALLRELILRACDLPVRYDEAGPAGRLMSLILDEIAALPAIALDLPLPRDERLARICRALRANPGDARTLDDWAREAGASARTIARLFVKETGLPFAGWRQQARLLAAMALLAAGQPITRIAGDLGYDSPSAFTAMFKRALGAPPSAYFTAPADGTAAGRPA; encoded by the coding sequence ATGATGGCCCTCCCGACCCCCCGCGCCCGCTCCACCGACCCCAGGGACTATCAGCGCGTCCCCCGGCCGGTGGCCGCCATGGCCAAGGACTTCCCCGACGGCTTCCACATCGCGCCGCACTCTCACGAGCGCGCTCAGCTCATCTTCGCCGCCCAGGGGGCCATGCTCGTGAGCACGCGGGAGGGCACCTGGGCGGTGCCTCCGCAGCGCGCGGTGTGGATGCCGGGCGGGATCACGCACGAGATCCGCATGGCGGGCGCGGTGGCCATGCGCACGCTCTACATCCGCGGGGACGCCTCCCCGCGCCTGCCCTCGCGCGTGCGCGTGCTCGCGGTCTCCGCGCTCCTGCGCGAGCTGATCCTCCGTGCGTGCGACCTGCCCGTGCGTTATGACGAGGCGGGGCCGGCGGGCCGGCTCATGAGCCTGATCCTGGACGAGATCGCGGCGCTACCCGCCATCGCCCTCGATCTGCCGCTCCCGCGCGACGAGCGGCTCGCCCGCATCTGCCGCGCCCTCCGCGCGAACCCGGGCGACGCGCGCACCCTCGACGACTGGGCGCGCGAGGCGGGGGCCTCCGCGCGCACCATCGCCCGTCTCTTCGTCAAGGAAACGGGGCTGCCCTTCGCGGGCTGGCGGCAGCAGGCGCGACTCCTCGCCGCGATGGCCCTCCTCGCCGCCGGCCAGCCCATCACGCGCATCGCGGGTGACCTCGGATACGACTCCCCCTCGGCGTTCACGGCCATGTTCAAGCGCGCGCTGGGCGCGCCGCCCAGCGCCTACTTCACCGCGCCGGCGGACGGGACCGCCGCGGGACGGCCCGCCTGA